The proteins below come from a single Yamadazyma tenuis chromosome 5, complete sequence genomic window:
- a CDS encoding uncharacterized protein (COG:U; EggNog:ENOG503NUD0) produces MSFSGQESKNALNGDEVENDTTSSKELEQVVSVPIPANMPISGTLANSTSKSMGVRKAEVLNDQYQSYVWRVILFVTVLITAYAYAVEMTVKGTIETYAVASFNQHALKSTVGVVQAVAAAAAQPTYARLSDRFGRLELIIVALVLYVIGSIVQFTSKNVDALSAGTVLYAIGIQGIIVLLQIVLADFSTLNWRLACSFIPALPFIINTWVSGDIVSSLYPAHSWQYGYGIWTFVFPLCCVPLVACFAHMRWLASKTPEWKALKEEGKLINKWKSWSDNIVIDVFWEVDVIGILLIICVFGFILVPFTIAGGVNDTWKKASTIVPLVIGVVLIPVLAFHEMRFAKFPLLPIQLMKDRGVWSAIIVAVFINMLWYLPNEYIYTVLVVGMNASIKAATRISSLYSFVSVIVGPLLGLLVTRVRRLKGFIIFGVLCWVGSFAILYTKRGDPDASQSQLNGVIGGLCLMGFGAGFFTYSTQVSISTCTNHEYMAVVISIYLASYNIGSALGSSISGATWTNTMYKNLAKEFEAIGFTNVTAAAAYGDPFTFAINYTWGTPERAAMVRAMAKTQKILCLIALVLSFVLLLDVFFLRDHRLDTVQSLELDHSKEEGIKSDDGGVIVNNYDDDFLLNRIKSLFKRGEK; encoded by the coding sequence ATGTCTTTCTCAGGTCAAGAATCAAAGAACGCTTtgaatggtgatgaagttgaaaacGATACCACCTCTTCTAAGGAACTTGAACAGGTTGTATCTGTTCCAATCCCTGCAAATATGCCAATTTCAGGTACGTTGGCTAACTCCACCAGTAAATCGATGGGTGTGAGAAAAGCTGAGGTTCTCAATGACCAATACCAAAGTTATGTGTGGAGAGTAATCTTATTCGTGACTGTTTTAATTACCGCATATGCTTATGCTGTAGAGATGACGGTCAAAGGTACTATTGAAACTTATGCCGTGGCATCTTTCAACCAGCACGCTTTGAAATCCACTGTTGGTGTTGTACAAGCAGTTGCAGCTGCTGCGGCTCAGCCAACTTATGCCAGATTATCTGATCGGTTCGGAAGATTGGAGTTAATTATTGTCGCCTTGGTGTTATATGTCATTGGTAGCATTGTTCAATTCACTTCCAAAAATGTCGATGCCTTGTCTGCTGGTACTGTCCTTTACGCAATTGGAATACAAGGTATTATTGTATTGTTGCAAATTGTTTTGGCAGATTTCTCCACCTTAAACTGGAGATTGGCTTGTTCCTTCATTCCTGCCTTACCatttatcatcaacactTGGGTTTCAGGTGATATCGTTTCTTCCCTTTACCCAGCGCACTCTTGGCAATACGGATATGGTATTTGGACTTTCGTTTTCCCCTTGTGCTGTGTGCCTTTAGTTGCTTGTTTCGCTCATATGAGATGGTTGGCTTCTAAAACTCCTGAATGGAAAGCATTGAAGGAAGAAGGAAAATTGATTAATAAATGGAAGTCTTGGTCTGACAACATCGTCATTGATGTTTTCTGGGAAGTCGATGTTATTGGAATTCTTTTAATTATTTGTGTTTTCGGGTTTATTTTGGTGCCTTTCACTATTGCTGGAGGTGTTAACGATACCTGGAAGAAGGCTTCCACCATTGTTCCATTGGTTATTGGGGTTGTCTTGATCCCCGTTTTGGCTTTCCATGAAATGAGGTTCGCCAAGTTCCCGCTCTTGCCAATtcaattgatgaaggaTAGAGGTGTTTGGTCCGCTATTATTGTGGCTGTTTTCATTAATATGCTTTGGTATCTTCCAAATGAGTACATTTATACTgttttggtggttggtATGAATGCGTCAATCAAAGCTGCTACCAGGATCTCGTCTTTATACTCGTTTGTATCTGTTATTGTTGGTCCATTGTTGGGTTTGTTGGTTACCAGAGTGAGAAGATTAAAAGGATTCAtcatttttggtgttttgtGCTGGGTTGGTTCTTTTGCCATTCTCTACACTAAGAGAGGTGACCCTGATGCTAGTCAATCACAACTTAATGGTgttattggtggtttgTGTTTAATGGGTTTTGGAGCTGGTTTTTTCACTTACTCTACCCAAGTTTCCATTTCCACTTGTACTAACCATGAATACATGGCTGTGGTTATTTCTATTTATCTTGCATCTTACAATATTGGTTCTGCTCTTGGTTCTTCTATATCTGGTGCTACTTGGACAAATACTATGTACAAGAATCTTgccaaagaatttgaagCTATTGGTTTCACAAATGTTACAGCAGCTGCCGCTTATGGGGACCCCTTCACTTTCGCTATCAACTACACTTGGGGAACTCCTGAAAGAGCAGCTATGGTTAGAGCGATGGCCAAAACCCAAAAGATCTTGTGTTTGATTGCGTTGGTATTGTCTTTCGTGCTCTTGTTAgatgtcttcttcttgagagACCACAGATTAGATACAGTTCAATCCTTGGAGTTAGACCATTCTAAGGAAGAAGGTATTAAGTCTGATGATGGAGGAGTAATTGTCAACAACTATGATGACGATTTCCTTCTTAACAGGATTAAGAGTCTTTTTAAAAGAGGTGAGAAGTAA
- the GUT2 gene encoding mitochondrial glycerol-3-phosphate dehydrogenase (EggNog:ENOG503NU42; COG:C), translating to MPTFSNILKSKLTQSALVGAGLVGGTVIYLDFIRSPNAPNLVNSYKPLIKSLPKPPSRDQLLENVENTKKFDMIVIGGGATGTGTAVDAATRGLNVCLLEQNDFASGTSSKSTKMAHGGVRYLEKAVFQLSKAQLDLVIEALNERGNMLRTAPHLCSVLPIMIPVYKWWQAPYFFAGCKMYDWFAGHQGLRSSTILSKETTSALAPMVDASNLKLSCVYHDGSFNDSRMNSSLAITAIENGATVLNYMKVDQLLKNSENKLEGVLATDLETGKQYNIQATSVVNATGPFADKILEMDNDPQGKPPATPQAPKMIVPSSGVHVVLPEYYGPQNIGLLDPSTSDGRVMFFLPWQGKVLCGTTDTPLKDVPASPVPTEEEIQDILQELQKYIVFPVNRDDVLSAWSGIRPLARNPDTLLNGSSGAGSTQGLVRSHLIHSSPTGLITISGGKWTTYREMAEETVDTVIKNFKFDKEIKPCQTNQLVLIGGEDYSKNYSARLIHEYRIPLKLAKHLSHNYGSRSSLILELYRQSDYNKLPITLAATKSFSPSEAVESEGNNLSYQNFDEPFTIAELKYSLKYEYIRTPVDFLARRTRLAFLNARQALSAVDGVVEIMKNDLNWDATTTEKMRSEAKAYIGTFGINSKDFDVKDFIVQ from the coding sequence ATGCCGACATTCTCGAATATTTTGAAATCCAAATTGACTCAGTCTGCCCTCGTGGGTGCTGGGTTGGTTGGTGGTACTGTGATCTaccttgatttcatcagATCTCCGAATGCTCCTAACTTGGTTAACAGTTACAAACCTTTGATAAAATCTCTTCCCAAGCCTCCTTCTAGAGATCAGTTATTGGAAAATGTCGAAAACACAAAGAAATTCGATATGATCGTCATCGGTGGTGGAGCTACTGGAACCGGTACTGCTGTTGATGCGGCTACCAGAGGTCTTAACGTGTGTCTTTTGGAACAAAATGATTTTGCCTCGGGTACCTCATCAAAGTCCACTAAAATGGCTCATGGAGGTGTCAgatacttggaaaaagcCGTGTTTCAATTGTCAAAAGCTCAATTAGATTTAGTTATCGAAGCTTTGAACGAAAGAGGAAACATGTTAAGAACCGCTCCTCACTTGTGTTCCGTTTTACCCATTATGATTCCTGTTTACAAATGGTGGCAGGCACCCTATTTTTTCGctggttgcaaaatgtACGATTGGTTTGCCGGTCATCAAGGGTTAAGGTCTTCTACCATTTTATCGAAGGAAACCACCTCTGCGTTGGCTCCAATGGTGGATGCTTctaacttgaagttgtctTGTGTGTACCACGATGGGTCCTTTAATGATTCTAGAATGAactcttctttggccatcactgccattgaaaatggtgCCACCGTCTTGAATTACATGAAGGTTGACCAATTATTAAAGAACAGCGAAaacaaacttgaaggtgtttTGGCTACTGACTTGGAAACTGGTAAACAATATAACATTCAAGCCACTTCTGTGGTCAACGCTACTGGTCCTTTTGCTGATaagattttggaaatgGACAATGACCCTCAAGGTAAGCCTCCTGCCACTCCCCAAGCTCCAAAAATGATTGTTCCTTCTAGTGGAGTCCATGTTGTTTTACCCGAATATTATGGACCACAAAATATTGGTCTTTTGGATCCTTCCACTTCTGATGGTAGAGTTATGTTCTTTTTGCCATGGCAAGGAAAAGTTTTATGTGGAACTACAGATACTCCATTAAAAGATGTTCCTGCTAGTCCTGTTccaactgaagaagaaattcaagatattttgCAAGAATTACAAAAATATATTGTGTTCCCAGTTAACAGGGATGATGTTTTGAGTGCTTGGTCTGGTATTAGACCATTGGCGAGAAACCCTGATACTTTGTTAAATGGCTCTAGTGGAGCTGGTTCCACTCAGGGATTGGTAAGATCTCATTTGATCCATTCGTCTCCTACAGGCTTAATCACCATTTCTGGTGGTAAATGGACTACTTACAGAGAAATGGCCGAAGAAACTGTGGACACTGTTATtaagaacttcaagtttgacaaggaAATAAAGCCTTGTCAAACAAACCAATTAGTTTTGATTGGTGGTGAGGACTACTCAAAGAATTATTCCGCTAGATTGATTCATGAGTACAGAATTCCTTTGAAATTGGCTAAGCATTTGTCTCACAACTACGGTTCGAGATCttcattgatcttggaatTGTATCGTCAATCCGATTACAACAAGTTACCAATCACCTTGGCAGCTACCAAATCTTTCAGCCCATCTGAAGCTGTCGAATCTGAGGGTAACAACTTGTCTTATCAGAATTTCGATGAGCCATTCACTATCGCCGAATTGAAATATTCTTTGAAGTATGAGTACATCAGAACTCCCGTTGACTTCTTAGctagaagaactagatTGGCATTTTTGAATGCTAGACAGGCTTTAAGTGCAGTTGATGGAGTGGTTGAAATTATGAAGAACGATTTGAACTGGGATGCTACCACCACTGAGAAGATGAGAAGCGAAGCCAAGGCTTATATTGGAACCTTTGGTATTAACTCGAAGGATTTTGATGTCAAAGACTTTATCGTTCAATAG